A DNA window from Christiangramia salexigens contains the following coding sequences:
- a CDS encoding Hsp20/alpha crystallin family protein, with the protein MSVVKFKKQRFPWMNSALERSINLDDFFENDFFSRKSSLPPMNVKEHEDDFEIEFSAPGFTKEDFVVEIEDDILTVSAEKSQENLTEEDNYTRKEFNYQNFQKTLQLPKSVDASQDIKANYKNGILKIKLLKTKASVKSIPKQIKVS; encoded by the coding sequence ATGTCAGTAGTTAAATTTAAAAAGCAGAGGTTTCCCTGGATGAATTCAGCTTTGGAAAGATCGATCAATCTTGACGATTTTTTTGAGAATGATTTTTTTTCCAGAAAATCTAGTTTACCCCCCATGAATGTAAAGGAACATGAAGATGATTTTGAAATTGAGTTTTCTGCACCGGGGTTTACTAAGGAAGACTTTGTGGTAGAAATAGAAGATGACATCTTAACTGTTTCTGCAGAAAAATCACAGGAAAATTTAACCGAAGAAGATAATTACACCAGAAAAGAATTTAATTATCAAAATTTTCAGAAGACACTTCAATTACCAAAAAGTGTGGATGCCTCGCAAGACATCAAGGCAAATTATAAGAATGGAATTTTGAAGATTAAATTATTAAAAACCAAGGCTTCAGTTAAATCAATTCCGAAACAGATCAAAGTTTCTTAG
- a CDS encoding MBOAT family O-acyltransferase has product MLFNSFEFALFLPAVFLLYWLLLGKNRVQQNYLLLVSSYFFYGYWDWRFLGLILFSSLIDYFAGIKIHNASNNSHKKLWLYFSIFWNIGVLFFFKYFNFFIESFTDTFNLYPEGTSYTFLNIILPVGLSFYTFQTLSYTIDIYRGRFKPTYNLLDFLCFVSFFPQLVAGPIERATSLLPQFQKKRKFDLKKAKEGLRQILWGLFKKIVIADNLAVAVNEMYSNYEQFQSLELYYIAILYYFQLYCDFSGYVDIAIGTAKLFGFDLSVNFRMPHLSRSIRDFWRRWNITLSQWFRDYVYIPFVKNRTSNKLNTFLGLFITFTLIGFWHGANWNFLVFGVIHSILVIIYKITGVPKRKNFKSGLAFRFADITAIIISFNILIITLIIFRTPEVSLGFNIIGRIFSFNSDIDFNSVIGLKALFILPLLAIEIPNRWKDHPLQGLETYLPKIVRWIFYYVLIYLIIRYPGPEVDYIYFQF; this is encoded by the coding sequence TTGCTTTTTAATTCCTTTGAATTTGCCCTATTCCTACCTGCCGTATTTCTTTTATACTGGCTTCTTTTAGGGAAAAATAGAGTTCAACAAAACTACTTACTTCTAGTAAGTAGCTACTTCTTCTATGGGTATTGGGACTGGCGATTTTTAGGCTTGATATTATTCAGCTCGTTAATCGACTATTTTGCAGGTATAAAAATCCATAATGCTTCGAATAATTCTCACAAGAAGTTATGGTTATATTTTAGTATATTTTGGAATATAGGTGTTCTGTTCTTCTTTAAATATTTCAATTTTTTTATTGAATCCTTTACAGATACTTTCAATCTTTATCCTGAAGGAACTTCATACACATTCCTAAATATTATCCTTCCTGTAGGTCTAAGTTTTTATACCTTTCAAACCTTAAGTTACACGATAGACATTTATCGGGGTCGATTCAAACCAACTTATAACCTTCTAGATTTTCTATGTTTCGTTAGTTTTTTTCCTCAGCTGGTTGCGGGTCCAATTGAAAGGGCTACGTCACTATTACCTCAATTCCAAAAGAAAAGAAAGTTCGACCTAAAAAAAGCTAAAGAGGGCCTACGTCAGATCCTGTGGGGGCTTTTCAAAAAAATAGTCATAGCAGATAATTTAGCCGTAGCGGTAAATGAAATGTATTCGAATTATGAACAATTTCAGAGTTTGGAATTGTATTACATCGCAATACTATATTACTTCCAATTATATTGTGATTTCTCGGGTTATGTAGATATTGCAATTGGTACTGCAAAACTGTTCGGCTTTGATTTAAGTGTGAATTTCAGGATGCCACATTTATCAAGGAGTATTCGGGACTTCTGGAGGAGATGGAACATTACGCTAAGTCAGTGGTTTAGAGACTACGTTTATATACCATTTGTTAAGAATCGTACAAGTAATAAATTAAATACCTTTTTAGGGTTATTTATCACATTTACACTTATTGGCTTTTGGCATGGTGCAAACTGGAATTTTCTTGTGTTTGGGGTCATTCACAGTATACTGGTCATAATTTATAAAATTACAGGGGTTCCGAAACGTAAAAATTTTAAATCGGGATTAGCTTTTCGTTTTGCGGATATTACAGCCATCATTATCAGTTTTAATATACTTATTATTACTCTAATCATATTTAGAACACCTGAAGTAAGCCTGGGCTTTAATATAATAGGTAGAATATTTTCTTTTAATTCTGATATAGATTTTAATTCTGTGATTGGCTTAAAAGCTCTTTTCATTCTCCCTCTTTTAGCAATTGAAATACCAAACAGATGGAAAGATCATCCTTTACAAGGTTTAGAAACCTATTTGCCCAAAATTGTACGTTGGATATTTTATTATGTTTTGATTTACCTTATTATTAGATATCCGGGTCCAGAGGTAGACTATATATATTTTCAGTTCTAA
- the deoC gene encoding deoxyribose-phosphate aldolase: MKLNEYIDHTLLSAQATKLEVIQLCKEALTHNFYAVCVNSSYTKLAKEVLAGSNVKIAVTIGFPLGAVSSTTKEIEAVQAFKDGADELDMVINIGALKNKDYEKVKNEISDIKNLKSGKILKVIIETCYLNPEEIVKASELAMQAGADFVKTSTGFGTRGASKEDILIMKETVGENMRIKASGGIRDRETALDYIHLGADRIGTSSGIKIMTETP; encoded by the coding sequence ATGAAATTAAATGAGTATATAGATCATACCTTACTATCTGCGCAAGCCACTAAGCTTGAAGTCATTCAACTTTGCAAGGAGGCACTAACTCATAATTTTTATGCAGTTTGTGTAAATAGTAGCTATACCAAATTAGCAAAAGAAGTTTTAGCAGGTTCAAATGTGAAGATCGCTGTCACCATTGGCTTTCCACTCGGAGCTGTTAGCAGCACTACAAAGGAAATAGAAGCCGTACAGGCTTTTAAAGATGGGGCAGACGAACTTGATATGGTAATTAATATAGGCGCACTAAAAAATAAGGACTACGAAAAAGTGAAGAATGAAATATCTGATATTAAGAATCTTAAATCAGGTAAGATTCTTAAAGTCATTATTGAAACCTGTTATCTAAATCCTGAAGAAATTGTGAAGGCAAGTGAACTGGCAATGCAGGCCGGTGCTGATTTTGTAAAGACCTCAACAGGATTTGGCACCCGAGGTGCCAGTAAGGAAGATATCCTTATCATGAAGGAGACCGTAGGAGAAAATATGAGGATTAAAGCTTCAGGAGGAATCAGAGATCGGGAAACTGCTTTGGATTATATTCACTTAGGAGCTGATCGCATCGGAACTTCATCGGGAATTAAGATAATGACTGAAACCCCCTAA
- a CDS encoding c-type cytochrome: protein MRKILFIIGLVAIVSCKSDKKENKEEESYVIPSSEKSSETSPLTESIKRGKAIYSDLCVTCHLPTGKGIPGTYPPLDGSNWLTEKRTESIRGVKYGMQGPIEVNGEKYDNIMTPMGLSDQEVADAMNYAMNSWSNNIEEMVTAEEVSAVKEKE, encoded by the coding sequence ATGAGAAAAATTTTATTCATAATAGGCCTTGTAGCTATAGTAAGCTGCAAATCTGACAAAAAAGAAAACAAAGAAGAAGAATCATATGTAATACCTTCTTCAGAAAAATCCAGCGAAACCTCACCCCTAACCGAAAGTATTAAAAGAGGTAAAGCAATATATTCAGATCTTTGTGTGACTTGCCACTTACCAACTGGAAAAGGAATCCCAGGTACCTATCCCCCATTAGATGGTTCTAATTGGTTAACAGAAAAAAGGACTGAAAGTATCCGGGGAGTAAAGTACGGCATGCAAGGTCCTATTGAAGTTAATGGAGAAAAATACGACAACATAATGACGCCGATGGGATTAAGTGATCAGGAAGTTGCCGATGCAATGAATTATGCAATGAACTCCTGGAGTAATAATATAGAAGAGATGGTAACTGCAGAAGAGGTGTCAGCCGTAAAGGAAAAAGAATAA
- a CDS encoding glycosyltransferase family 2 protein, producing MWDSGDNFIGSHYIFTTSYIFFLIYGGILLSLYLTGVILASQAIRRTKKRSIFLQPADIVSATDIPSVTIIAPAYNEGLTIIENVKSLLSIQYPYFELILVNDGSKDNSLELLIDKFDLVKQDATFITQPIPTASVKHIYRSTKNKYTHLTVIDKNNGGKADAMNAGVNFANTELVIFTDVDCIIEQDAILKMVRPYLEENDKEIIGCGGGIGIANDSIIKNGNLAELRLPSGIVPMIQVVEYLRAFLLGRMAWTEVNGLMLISGAFGMYPRKRVIEVGGFNPNTVGEDFELCVRLRRYMEDLKKPYKMVYLPETLCWTEAPSDYNILIRQRDRWARGLWETLSLHRGMLFNTKYRQMGFLYYPYWLIFEFGAPIVEFFGVLFLIVFTFFGWINWSFSILLFCLTYLIGCIFSTVAIFMYVSNFNHYTKSKQIAELLLAAYLEPFLYHPFLVYGQIKGYYKKLFDIKSGWGNMTRKGFKIVKSKKA from the coding sequence ATGTGGGATAGTGGAGATAATTTTATTGGAAGTCATTACATTTTTACAACTTCCTATATATTCTTTCTAATCTATGGAGGGATATTACTTTCTCTATATCTCACGGGAGTTATTTTAGCCAGCCAGGCTATTAGAAGAACTAAAAAGCGTTCTATCTTTCTACAACCCGCAGATATTGTTAGTGCTACAGATATTCCGTCGGTTACAATTATTGCTCCTGCATACAATGAAGGCTTAACCATCATTGAAAATGTGAAATCACTGCTTTCTATTCAATATCCATATTTCGAATTGATCCTAGTAAATGATGGAAGTAAGGATAATTCGCTCGAACTTTTAATAGATAAATTTGATCTTGTAAAACAGGATGCCACTTTTATAACACAGCCCATTCCTACGGCCTCTGTGAAACATATTTACAGAAGTACTAAGAATAAATATACTCACCTTACAGTTATTGATAAGAATAATGGTGGAAAGGCCGATGCGATGAATGCAGGTGTGAACTTCGCTAATACTGAGCTTGTGATTTTTACCGATGTCGATTGTATAATTGAGCAGGATGCCATATTAAAAATGGTAAGGCCATATCTGGAGGAAAACGATAAGGAGATCATCGGTTGTGGTGGAGGTATAGGTATTGCTAATGATTCTATAATTAAAAATGGTAATCTCGCTGAACTAAGATTACCATCCGGAATTGTTCCTATGATACAGGTTGTAGAATACCTTCGGGCATTCCTGTTAGGGCGAATGGCCTGGACCGAAGTGAATGGTTTAATGCTTATTTCCGGAGCATTTGGAATGTACCCTCGAAAGAGAGTTATAGAAGTGGGAGGTTTTAACCCAAACACCGTGGGTGAAGATTTTGAATTATGCGTGAGGCTAAGAAGATATATGGAAGACCTAAAGAAACCTTATAAGATGGTTTATCTTCCGGAAACTCTTTGCTGGACCGAAGCCCCTTCAGATTATAATATTTTAATAAGGCAACGGGACAGATGGGCCAGGGGACTTTGGGAAACTCTGAGTCTTCACAGGGGTATGCTTTTCAATACCAAATATCGCCAAATGGGATTTTTATATTATCCCTATTGGTTGATTTTTGAATTCGGAGCGCCTATTGTTGAATTCTTTGGTGTTCTATTTTTAATCGTATTTACATTTTTTGGATGGATCAATTGGTCTTTTTCCATTTTACTATTTTGTTTAACCTATCTTATCGGCTGCATCTTTTCTACCGTAGCCATTTTCATGTATGTAAGCAATTTCAACCACTATACTAAGTCTAAACAAATTGCCGAATTATTGCTAGCTGCTTACCTGGAACCATTCTTATATCATCCGTTTCTTGTGTATGGACAGATAAAGGGTTATTACAAAAAATTATTTGATATAAAATCCGGTTGGGGTAATATGACTCGAAAAGGTTTTAAAATAGTGAAATCCAAAAAGGCTTAA
- a CDS encoding YaiO family outer membrane beta-barrel protein: MKVKFRPTTYILLILILLFNNVQAQDERTTDELFKEVRSAAFDEDNYPKAISLTKQALIKSPDYADLNIFLGRLYTWTDKVDSARVVFKEVLLKNPGHEDGSLASANLEYWNDQSEKALGIVDKGLEFHEKSKPLLLLKAKLLKDLKRYPEASTTLNKLLKIDPKFTEARSLSQSIKNVSSKNELGVYYEFVKFDKRFDDPWHLASVDYSRSTKIGSIIGRLNYANRFNSNGTQLVIDAYPSISDTFYAYVSGGISSSGSIFPDYRAGFSLYANLPAAFEGEVGFRMLSFDDETWIYTASVGKYISNFWFNARTYLTPSNDDLSHSYSLNVRYYLGGADDFFSLSLGTGISPDNDTNNILFNDGDTYRLRSNNISLGYRVSINSTNVFLINAGLEDQEFKQGTRGNQYSIEVGYFKKF; the protein is encoded by the coding sequence ATGAAAGTGAAATTTCGCCCTACCACATATATTTTATTAATTTTAATACTGCTTTTCAACAATGTTCAAGCTCAAGATGAGCGAACAACCGATGAATTATTCAAGGAAGTCAGATCTGCTGCTTTCGATGAAGATAATTACCCAAAAGCAATTAGCCTTACTAAACAAGCTCTCATAAAAAGTCCGGACTACGCAGACCTGAACATTTTTCTTGGACGTTTGTATACTTGGACAGACAAAGTGGATAGTGCAAGAGTGGTATTTAAAGAGGTGCTGCTTAAAAACCCCGGTCACGAAGATGGATCTTTGGCTTCAGCAAATCTGGAATACTGGAATGATCAATCTGAAAAAGCTTTAGGGATTGTAGATAAAGGATTAGAATTTCATGAAAAATCAAAACCTCTATTACTTTTAAAAGCCAAGCTACTTAAGGATTTAAAAAGGTATCCGGAGGCTAGTACCACCCTTAATAAATTATTGAAAATTGATCCAAAATTTACAGAAGCCAGATCTCTAAGCCAGTCTATTAAAAATGTCTCTTCCAAAAATGAATTAGGTGTCTATTATGAATTTGTAAAGTTTGATAAACGATTCGATGATCCTTGGCATTTGGCAAGTGTTGATTATTCAAGAAGTACAAAAATAGGTTCCATTATTGGAAGGCTTAATTATGCTAACAGATTTAATTCCAATGGGACTCAACTTGTGATAGATGCCTATCCAAGTATATCAGACACTTTTTATGCTTATGTGAGTGGAGGTATCTCCAGCAGCGGTTCTATATTTCCTGATTATCGTGCAGGATTCTCACTTTACGCAAATCTTCCTGCCGCTTTTGAAGGCGAAGTAGGATTTAGAATGCTGAGCTTTGATGATGAAACCTGGATTTATACGGCGTCTGTTGGAAAGTATATCAGTAATTTCTGGTTTAATGCCCGCACATATTTAACTCCTTCCAATGATGACTTATCCCATTCCTATTCTTTAAATGTAAGATACTACCTTGGAGGCGCCGATGACTTTTTTAGTCTAAGTTTGGGTACCGGTATTTCTCCAGATAATGACACTAATAACATCCTTTTCAATGATGGGGACACCTATAGGTTACGGTCTAATAATATTTCGTTAGGCTACAGAGTTTCCATTAATAGCACAAATGTTTTTCTTATTAATGCAGGTTTAGAAGACCAGGAGTTCAAACAAGGAACAAGAGGAAATCAATATTCAATAGAAGTTGGTTATTTCAAAAAATTCTAA
- a CDS encoding response regulator: MRKVLVIQEDIIILKILERLVKLNDFECKSIKSIEDLNIEDQSKNYDFVITDILFEGIAPLEFVAQVQEVILHKNLLIVTNMGQDKIKREIFALQGVAGFFAVPLDLDEIEAIIQTY; this comes from the coding sequence ATGAGGAAGGTCTTGGTAATTCAGGAGGATATCATAATTCTTAAGATCCTTGAACGACTTGTTAAGCTCAATGATTTTGAATGCAAGTCAATCAAATCTATTGAAGACCTTAATATTGAGGATCAAAGTAAGAACTATGATTTCGTTATTACTGACATCTTGTTTGAAGGTATTGCCCCTTTGGAATTCGTAGCCCAGGTACAGGAAGTAATCCTACATAAAAACTTACTCATTGTTACCAATATGGGCCAGGACAAGATAAAGCGTGAAATTTTTGCGCTTCAGGGAGTAGCCGGCTTCTTTGCAGTGCCCTTAGATCTGGATGAAATAGAAGCTATCATACAAACCTACTAA
- a CDS encoding HEAT repeat domain-containing protein — translation MNELELLFFIKIVALVLVLFWCSIIMSIVYRKRRTAHLNEIENTFAEVVSRYLYNDPKDPLTLPEILQSLRKVGIKPGKKANVQFLIRLMIRTQRTILGENNRKLRKLYMQIPPYNTSYKKIKSWNWNSKARGIREMYEMNQFQFADEIFKYRDHKNIYVRREAQIALVVFMGWESLRFLPYLKRNMTLWQQIKIVEKLYDLYPQPELKWLRKAYKSERLFAKKLLMRIIRKYELHGEVNFIIENLNHEDYEVRESAIYCITTFAISSSQMQQVKALYDQIPNATQQGQLLNYILENSEMDLEFYLKQLYGDNEELKLSIAEILWNEGYKEKVQEFYYQQYPNVKLNVG, via the coding sequence ATGAATGAATTAGAACTACTTTTTTTCATAAAAATTGTTGCTCTGGTATTGGTTCTTTTTTGGTGTTCTATTATAATGAGTATAGTATATCGAAAAAGAAGGACAGCACATTTAAATGAAATTGAAAACACCTTTGCCGAGGTTGTGAGTCGTTATTTATACAACGACCCTAAAGATCCTTTGACCTTACCTGAAATCCTTCAGTCTTTAAGAAAAGTAGGAATTAAACCTGGGAAAAAAGCAAATGTCCAGTTTCTTATCCGGTTAATGATAAGGACCCAGCGTACTATTCTTGGAGAAAATAATCGAAAGCTTCGAAAGCTTTATATGCAGATACCACCTTATAATACTTCCTATAAAAAAATAAAAAGCTGGAACTGGAATAGTAAAGCCAGGGGAATTAGGGAAATGTATGAAATGAATCAATTTCAGTTTGCAGATGAGATATTTAAGTACAGAGATCATAAGAATATTTATGTGCGACGGGAAGCTCAGATTGCTTTGGTAGTTTTTATGGGATGGGAAAGTTTGCGTTTTCTTCCATATTTAAAGAGGAATATGACGCTTTGGCAACAAATTAAGATTGTAGAAAAGCTTTATGATCTTTATCCTCAGCCGGAATTAAAATGGTTACGTAAGGCATATAAAAGTGAAAGACTTTTCGCTAAAAAACTTTTAATGCGAATCATAAGAAAATATGAACTGCATGGGGAAGTGAACTTTATTATTGAAAACCTTAACCACGAAGATTACGAAGTAAGGGAAAGCGCTATTTACTGTATTACCACTTTCGCCATATCATCCTCACAGATGCAACAGGTAAAAGCCCTGTATGATCAAATTCCCAATGCAACACAGCAGGGACAATTACTCAATTATATTTTGGAAAATTCTGAAATGGATCTCGAATTTTATTTGAAACAACTATATGGTGATAATGAAGAGCTAAAACTTAGTATTGCCGAAATTCTCTGGAATGAAGGTTATAAAGAGAAGGTACAGGAGTTTTATTACCAGCAATATCCAAATGTTAAGCTAAATGTGGGATAG
- a CDS encoding LTA synthase family protein, whose translation MSSTYKSQLISIIRKSSSTFAGIGAAFLMFLFLASIIEILLGAYNHNITSGVEELIYYSLLEDAKFFLSLVFPAYLLYVLLSIPVTRLAFGLLKLIIVIFFIFQFILLFYFNTTLVLLGSDLFGYSADEIVQTVGSSGSIGFLPVLVLTLFIGVLILTINYFSKKIQWPLWFALMIPSISLSFILNGGESKFNSPRLSNEFESNLIKNKSSSFFASSYSYFNPDRFEIDIYADNYAKDYGNDGFRKATYVDESKFPFLRLDSESDVLSPFFRSDERLPNFVFIIVEGLGRAFTNEGAILGNFTPFLDSLSQKSLYWKNGLSTSGRTFSVLPSVLGSLPFSENGFNEISPSVPNHLSMLNLLKSKGYTNSFYYGGNAEFDGMANFLQKNGVKYIMDEDTFPRGYKKIPSNNGFSWGYGDKELLRYYLENSAKLDNGSPRIDVILTVSTHDPFIIGEKEKYRKLFRQRLKDQKVDESKYLDYEKQYSSVLYADDAIKNMISEYEKREDFENTIFIITGDHRIPEIPMVSKIDRYHVPIIIYSPMLKRTEEFSAISSHFDVAPSLLNYLENNYNLQLPKMNSFVGQGLDTTKLFRNINMIPLKQTKTALIDFVMGEYHLNDDQLFRLDANMVETPIEDPDKKEEILNAFNQWQRKNSEIGNGKKIIPDSIYKEYTSN comes from the coding sequence ATGTCTTCCACTTATAAATCCCAATTAATTTCTATAATCCGAAAATCCTCTTCGACTTTTGCGGGTATAGGTGCTGCTTTTTTGATGTTTTTATTTTTGGCCAGTATAATTGAAATTTTACTGGGAGCATATAATCATAATATCACGTCAGGTGTAGAGGAACTTATTTATTACAGCCTTTTGGAAGATGCGAAATTCTTCCTGAGTTTAGTTTTTCCGGCTTATCTACTCTATGTATTATTATCAATACCTGTAACCCGACTTGCATTTGGATTGCTTAAGTTGATTATTGTAATCTTCTTCATTTTTCAATTTATACTGCTTTTCTATTTCAATACAACACTGGTGTTGCTGGGAAGTGACCTTTTTGGATACTCTGCTGATGAAATTGTTCAAACTGTGGGTTCATCTGGAAGCATAGGTTTTCTTCCGGTCCTAGTACTAACTTTATTTATTGGAGTGCTGATCCTTACCATTAATTATTTTTCTAAAAAGATTCAGTGGCCCTTGTGGTTTGCTCTAATGATTCCTTCGATCTCCTTAAGTTTTATACTTAATGGTGGTGAGAGTAAATTTAATTCTCCAAGGCTTTCTAATGAGTTTGAATCTAATTTGATTAAAAATAAATCCAGTTCATTCTTTGCCTCATCGTATTCCTATTTTAATCCCGATAGGTTTGAAATTGATATTTATGCAGATAATTATGCCAAAGATTATGGTAATGATGGTTTTAGGAAGGCAACTTATGTTGATGAATCTAAATTTCCTTTCCTTCGGTTAGATTCGGAGAGTGATGTATTAAGCCCATTTTTTAGATCTGATGAAAGGCTTCCTAATTTTGTTTTTATAATAGTTGAAGGCCTCGGAAGGGCGTTTACTAATGAAGGCGCGATATTAGGGAATTTCACGCCATTCCTGGATTCATTATCTCAGAAAAGTTTGTATTGGAAAAATGGATTGAGTACTAGTGGTAGGACTTTTTCAGTTCTACCGTCAGTTCTTGGCTCTTTACCTTTTAGTGAAAATGGGTTTAATGAAATAAGCCCTTCAGTACCTAATCATCTTTCCATGTTGAATTTGCTTAAAAGTAAGGGTTATACCAACTCCTTTTATTATGGTGGTAATGCAGAATTCGATGGCATGGCAAATTTCCTTCAAAAGAACGGTGTAAAGTATATCATGGATGAGGACACTTTTCCGCGAGGGTATAAAAAGATTCCTTCTAATAACGGGTTTAGCTGGGGGTATGGCGATAAAGAACTATTAAGATATTATCTCGAAAATTCTGCTAAACTTGATAATGGAAGTCCACGGATCGATGTTATTTTAACAGTTTCCACCCATGATCCCTTTATAATCGGAGAAAAAGAAAAATATAGGAAGCTTTTTAGACAGAGACTAAAGGATCAGAAAGTAGATGAGTCAAAATATCTTGACTATGAAAAACAGTATTCAAGTGTTTTATATGCTGATGACGCAATTAAAAACATGATTTCGGAATATGAAAAACGAGAGGATTTTGAGAATACAATCTTTATAATTACGGGTGATCACCGGATACCTGAAATCCCAATGGTATCAAAGATCGATCGTTATCATGTTCCAATAATTATCTATTCACCTATGTTAAAACGAACTGAGGAATTTAGCGCAATATCCTCTCATTTTGACGTGGCGCCCAGCTTGCTTAACTATCTGGAGAACAATTATAATTTGCAACTTCCAAAGATGAATAGTTTTGTAGGTCAGGGTCTCGATACGACAAAATTATTTCGGAATATCAATATGATTCCATTAAAACAAACCAAAACCGCTTTGATAGATTTTGTAATGGGAGAATATCACCTAAATGATGATCAATTATTCAGGCTGGATGCGAATATGGTAGAAACTCCTATCGAAGATCCCGATAAAAAAGAAGAAATACTAAATGCTTTCAATCAGTGGCAAAGGAAAAATTCTGAAATAGGTAATGGTAAAAAGATCATTCCAGATTCTATTTATAAAGAGTATACCAGTAACTAG
- a CDS encoding PQQ-dependent sugar dehydrogenase: MKKIIVGFGVILSLIACGENGKSSENDKIGENKIDTTATTSESQTEVPDPIPAESNNTYSYEVVVDNLEIPWGFTFLPDNSLLINEKNGTIIHYKEGKKTIVEGAPKVYNRGQGGLLDVVLHPDYKNNGWIYFTYASEEGDAEGGNTALMRAKLTNNRLTDKKVLYKAAPNTKKGQHFGSRIAFDKEGYLYFSAGERGDRDVNPQDITRDNGKVYRLNDDGTIPSDNPFMDKEDAVKAIYSYGHRNPQGMILHPGTGEIWVHEHGPQGGDEINIVKKGANYGWPVVTYGENYDGTPITDQRSKPKFEDPIFYWLPSIAPSGFAFVTSDKFPELKNNLLVGSLKFQYLEHLVLEGKKIKKREKLLQDVGRVRDVKQGPDGNIYLAVEGKGILKLINK; encoded by the coding sequence ATGAAGAAAATTATTGTGGGCTTTGGAGTGATCCTGAGCTTAATCGCTTGTGGAGAAAATGGAAAATCCTCTGAAAATGATAAAATTGGAGAAAATAAAATAGATACCACCGCAACTACTTCTGAATCTCAGACAGAAGTTCCAGATCCAATTCCGGCAGAAAGTAATAATACTTACTCCTACGAAGTTGTAGTGGATAACCTCGAGATTCCATGGGGGTTTACATTCCTGCCTGATAATAGTCTTTTAATAAATGAAAAGAATGGTACGATTATACATTACAAGGAAGGAAAGAAAACTATTGTAGAAGGAGCTCCGAAAGTTTATAATCGTGGTCAGGGGGGATTATTGGACGTAGTGCTACATCCGGACTATAAGAATAACGGATGGATATATTTCACTTATGCTTCTGAAGAAGGCGATGCTGAAGGAGGAAATACTGCTCTAATGCGAGCCAAATTAACAAATAACCGGTTAACGGATAAGAAAGTACTATACAAAGCAGCTCCAAATACAAAAAAAGGGCAGCATTTTGGTTCCAGAATTGCTTTTGACAAGGAAGGTTATTTATACTTTAGTGCCGGTGAGCGAGGTGATAGAGATGTAAATCCGCAGGATATTACACGTGATAATGGTAAGGTATATCGCCTAAATGATGACGGAACTATACCCTCAGACAATCCATTTATGGATAAAGAAGATGCTGTCAAAGCGATTTATTCTTACGGTCACCGAAATCCACAGGGGATGATTCTACATCCGGGGACCGGTGAGATCTGGGTTCATGAACATGGCCCACAAGGCGGGGATGAAATAAATATTGTAAAAAAAGGAGCTAATTACGGATGGCCTGTAGTGACCTACGGAGAAAATTATGATGGTACTCCGATTACCGACCAAAGGTCCAAACCAAAATTTGAAGATCCTATATTTTACTGGTTACCATCCATTGCACCAAGCGGTTTTGCTTTTGTGACTTCAGATAAATTTCCTGAATTAAAAAATAATCTTTTAGTAGGCTCGCTAAAGTTTCAATATTTGGAACATCTGGTCCTAGAAGGAAAAAAGATTAAAAAACGTGAAAAACTGCTTCAGGATGTTGGAAGGGTTAGAGATGTGAAACAAGGTCCCGATGGAAATATCTATCTGGCAGTAGAAGGAAAAGGAATTTTAAAACTGATCAATAAATAA